One Candidatus Omnitrophota bacterium DNA window includes the following coding sequences:
- a CDS encoding MBL fold metallo-hydrolase, with product MQVKILFDSFSLGEHFLTGWGVAYLVDGKILFDTGEKGWSLFNNLEFMEVKLSKIEKVVISHDHWDHTGGLEDILEERSGLKVYVCRSFSKKFKTTVKSYGGKLADIKQFTKLNENIYSTGEIIGSYGGQPIAEQLLTLKTSKGLTILTGCAHPGIIKIIETVKANISDHIYLVLGEFHLIDKDKREVKLIVEKLKEIGVEKVGPTHCTGYEAIEIFKAEYGNNFVGVKVGQTIEV from the coding sequence ATGCAGGTTAAAATACTTTTTGATAGTTTTTCTTTAGGTGAGCACTTTTTAACCGGCTGGGGCGTGGCTTATCTTGTAGATGGAAAAATTCTTTTTGATACTGGTGAAAAGGGATGGTCGTTATTCAACAACCTGGAATTTATGGAAGTAAAGCTATCGAAAATAGAAAAAGTAGTTATTTCTCATGATCATTGGGATCATACCGGTGGATTAGAGGATATACTGGAGGAGCGCTCAGGATTAAAGGTCTATGTCTGTCGTTCTTTCAGCAAAAAGTTTAAGACAACAGTTAAATCTTATGGCGGTAAGCTAGCAGATATTAAGCAGTTTACTAAATTGAACGAAAATATCTATAGTACGGGTGAAATAATCGGCAGTTATGGTGGTCAACCAATAGCTGAGCAGTTACTTACCTTAAAGACATCTAAAGGTTTAACTATTTTGACTGGTTGCGCACATCCGGGGATAATCAAGATTATTGAAACCGTGAAGGCGAATATTTCTGATCATATTTATCTTGTTTTGGGCGAATTCCACTTGATCGATAAGGATAAAAGAGAAGTGAAACTCATAGTCGAGAAGCTCAAAGAAATTGGAGTCGAGAAAGTTGGGCCTACTCATTGCACCGGTTATGAGGCGATAGAAATATTTAAAGCTGAATATGGAAATAATTTTGTCGGTGTAAAGGTAGGACAGACAATAGAAGTTTAG
- a CDS encoding ARMT1-like domain-containing protein, translating to MKTYLDCIPCFFRQALEGARIAGLSPKHQKQIINHLAKTISEVSLNSTPPEIARVGYHLLKKLSPGNDPYKKIKATSNRLALKLYKQLKNKVNSSKNRLLVSVELAIAGNIIDFGVKNNLNIDQELKKILAKEKKYIDKQSIFHYREFKQCLKKTKNILYLADNAGETVFDRILIEEIKRLYPDKIIYYAVKEKPIINDALLDDARVCGLDKVSRIISNGTDAPGTILPLCSKEFKRIYRSADMIISKGQGNFETLSQEKRPIFFLFMVKCQVVAEHTGCRLGDIVLLYNSKKNAG from the coding sequence CCAGGATTGCTGGGTTGAGTCCGAAACATCAGAAGCAGATTATTAATCACTTAGCAAAGACAATCTCTGAAGTTTCTCTTAATTCTACGCCTCCGGAGATAGCTCGTGTGGGTTATCACTTGTTAAAAAAGCTTAGTCCGGGAAATGACCCTTATAAAAAAATAAAGGCTACAAGCAACCGCCTAGCTTTAAAGCTCTATAAGCAATTAAAGAATAAGGTAAATTCTTCTAAGAATCGGCTTTTGGTGTCAGTGGAACTGGCCATTGCCGGCAATATTATAGATTTTGGAGTAAAAAACAATTTGAATATTGACCAAGAATTAAAAAAAATATTAGCTAAAGAAAAGAAATACATCGATAAGCAGTCAATATTTCATTATCGAGAGTTTAAACAGTGCCTTAAAAAAACTAAAAATATTCTTTATTTAGCTGATAATGCCGGCGAAACAGTTTTTGACCGGATTTTGATTGAAGAGATAAAAAGACTTTATCCTGATAAAATTATTTATTATGCGGTAAAGGAAAAGCCGATTATAAACGATGCCCTGTTGGATGATGCCAGAGTTTGCGGTTTAGATAAGGTGAGCCGGATAATTTCTAATGGGACTGATGCCCCGGGAACAATATTGCCTTTATGCTCAAAAGAATTTAAGCGGATTTACCGTAGCGCCGACATGATAATCAGCAAGGGCCAGGGTAACTTTGAAACTTTGTCGCAAGAAAAAAGGCCAATTTTCTTTTTATTCATGGTTAAGTGTCAGGTAGTAGCTGAGCATACTGGCTGTAGGTTAGGCGATATAGTATTGTTATATAATTCAAAGAAAAATGCAGGTTAA
- the trxA gene encoding thioredoxin gives MEAKVNDSNFKREVLESGLPVLVDFWAPWCGPCLMVAPVVEEIAKDYQGKLKVCKLNVDEAPKTASEYGIMSIPTLVIFKAGKVVDKGVGALSKAELETLIKPCI, from the coding sequence ATGGAAGCTAAAGTAAATGATAGTAATTTTAAGCGAGAGGTATTAGAATCGGGTTTACCGGTTTTGGTAGATTTTTGGGCTCCTTGGTGTGGGCCTTGTCTTATGGTCGCTCCGGTAGTTGAAGAGATAGCTAAGGATTATCAAGGGAAATTAAAGGTATGTAAATTAAATGTAGACGAAGCGCCAAAAACAGCTTCTGAATATGGCATTATGAGTATTCCTACGTTGGTAATTTTTAAAGCGGGTAAAGTGGTTGATAAGGGTGTGGGTGCATTGTCGAAGGCAGAACTTGAAACTCTAATTAAACCTTGCATTTGA
- a CDS encoding J domain-containing protein, translating to MADFKQIDEARKVLGLDEMATLDDIKESYRSLSLEFHPDRCQEEDKKHCEEMIKKINHARDILSVYCTNYRYSFKEKDVKRNAMDKEFYKHLKRFYDGWWGDLDF from the coding sequence ATGGCAGATTTTAAACAAATTGATGAAGCAAGAAAAGTACTGGGCTTGGATGAAATGGCAACTTTGGATGATATAAAGGAGTCCTATCGAAGCTTAAGTCTTGAATTTCATCCTGATCGCTGCCAGGAGGAGGATAAAAAACACTGCGAAGAGATGATTAAGAAGATTAATCATGCTAGGGATATCCTTTCGGTTTATTGTACTAATTATCGCTACTCTTTTAAAGAAAAAGATGTAAAAAGGAATGCCATGGATAAAGAATTCTACAAACATTTGAAAAGATTTTATGATGGATGGTGGGGAGATTTAGATTTCTAA
- a CDS encoding class I SAM-dependent methyltransferase → MKNIFEVYPKKYDAWYDRNKLAYLSEIEAFKIVIPKEGRGLEIGVGTGRFASALGIQMGIDPSHDMIEIARQRGVNVCWGLGEDLPFLDNAFDYAVIIVTLSFVDNPLGVIKEAWRVLENSGKLIIGIIDRNSFLGEFYRTKKSVFYQEANLLTVKELTALLKTAGFSSFSYYQTIFRLPSKIDSIEKPQRGFGKGGFVVVSAGKII, encoded by the coding sequence ATGAAAAACATATTTGAAGTGTATCCTAAAAAATATGATGCTTGGTACGATAGGAATAAACTTGCTTATTTATCGGAAATTGAAGCTTTTAAGATTGTAATTCCTAAAGAAGGGCGAGGTTTAGAGATCGGTGTTGGTACGGGGAGATTTGCTTCTGCTTTAGGAATTCAGATGGGGATCGATCCCTCTCATGATATGATTGAAATTGCCCGACAAAGAGGAGTAAACGTGTGCTGGGGTCTTGGCGAAGACCTTCCTTTTTTGGATAACGCCTTTGACTACGCTGTGATTATTGTTACTCTTTCATTTGTTGATAATCCGCTGGGAGTAATTAAGGAAGCATGGAGAGTTCTTGAGAATAGTGGCAAGCTGATCATAGGCATAATAGATAGAAATAGCTTTTTAGGTGAATTTTATCGAACTAAGAAAAGTGTTTTTTACCAGGAGGCCAATTTGCTTACGGTAAAAGAATTAACAGCTTTACTTAAAACTGCAGGGTTTAGTAGCTTTTCTTATTATCAGACAATATTTCGCTTGCCAAGCAAGATTGACTCAATCGAAAAGCCTCAGAGAGGTTTTGGAAAAGGTGGTTTTGTTGTGGTAAGTGCTGGAAAAATCATATAG
- a CDS encoding CZB domain-containing protein, whose product MGKINFIQEIRDHVIWNIRLRCFLDGGECIQEEEAVSPHECSLGKWLYTEGIQKYGMISEMQELEKAHAKLHVIVRRVIQLSDSGDNYTANSELAKLELISNKVVDLIMAVENGISIADEQSAV is encoded by the coding sequence ATGGGAAAAATTAATTTTATTCAAGAAATAAGGGATCATGTAATTTGGAATATCAGGCTTAGGTGTTTTCTTGATGGAGGAGAGTGTATTCAGGAGGAAGAAGCAGTTTCCCCTCATGAATGCAGTTTAGGGAAGTGGCTATATACCGAAGGGATACAAAAGTATGGAATGATATCTGAGATGCAAGAGCTTGAAAAAGCCCACGCCAAGCTCCATGTCATTGTTAGGCGAGTCATTCAGTTAAGTGACTCTGGGGATAACTATACGGCTAATTCAGAGTTAGCTAAATTGGAATTAATAAGTAATAAGGTTGTTGATTTGATAATGGCTGTTGAGAATGGGATTAGTATAGCTGATGAGCAGAGCGCTGTATGA